A window of Variovorax paradoxus EPS genomic DNA:
AGGGTCTGCGCGATCGACTGCTCCTCGCTCTCGATCAGCGCGCCGGGCTGGCTGCGCGGCACGAGGCTGCCGTCTGGCATGTAGCCGCGGTCGGCGAACACTTCCTCGACAGGCGTGAGGCCGGCGCGACGCGCGGCGTCGATCATGTTGCTGCCGGCGAGGCCGAAAAACTTGAGCGTGGGGTCGAAGCGGCGCACCGCCTCGCAGAGCGCATCGGCGAGCTCGGGCTCCTTCACCGCCTGGTTATAGAGCTGGCCGTGCGCCTTCACATGCGCGAGCTGGCCGCCCTCAGCCTTGACGATCGCGGCGAGCGCGCCGACTTGGTAGAGCACGTTGGAGACGATCTCGTCGGGCGGCAGATGCATGGTGCTGCGGCCGAAGTTCTCGCGGTCCGGAAAGCTCGGATGCGCGCCGATGGCCACGCCATGTTCGATGGCCCAGCGCACGCACTGGCGCATGGTCTTGGCGTCGCCCGCGTGCCAGCCGCAGGCGATGTTGGCGGAGCTCACGAGGCCCAGCAGCGCTTCGTCGCTGCCAGCGCCTTCGCCGAGGTCGGCATTGAGGTCGATGTGCATGGGGAAGGTTCCTTCTTCTTCAGCGGGCCGGCACCGGCGCGGCCCGCTGGCGGGTGCTCGCACAGTCTATGCCGTGCCCGGCCAGCCTGCCACGGCAAGCCCTTGTGCCACCTGCGCGAGGTAGCGCTGCTGGCCGGCCCAGGCGGCGAGCGATTGCGCCATGTCGACCTGCACCAAGCGCAGCTTGCCGTTGAGCGGCGCCTGTGCGAGCTTCCAGAGGTCGGCGCGGATCACCACGCCGATGCGGGGATAGCCGCCCGTCGTCTGCGCATCGCCCATGAGGATGATCGGCTGGCCCGAGGGCGGCACCTGGATCGTGCCGGGGATCACGCCCGACGAAAGCATGTCGCCCGCGCGCTTGCGCTTGAGTTCGGTGCCGGCGAGCCGGCTGCCCATGCGATTGCTCTGCGAGGTGATGCGCCAGCGCTCACCCCAGAGCACATCGCGTGCTGCAAGCGTGAACAGCTCGAACTCAGGGCCGGGCAGCACGCGCAGGGCGATGGCGCCATCGGCTTCTTCGGGGCCCCAGTCGGGCCCCCGCAGGCCGAAGAGCTTGCGCGCGCGCTGTGCAGCATTAAGGCGCGACGGACCCAGCGGCAGCTTGTCGCCCTTGCGGAGGGCTCGGCCTTCGTGGCCGCCGAAGCCGGCCTTGAGGTCGGTGCTGCGCGAGCCGAGCACAGGCGCCACATCGATGCCGCCCGCGACGGCGAGCCAGCTGCGCAGCCCCGCCTTCTTCGCGCCGGCTGCATTGGCACCCGAGAGCTTGAGCACCTGGCCCGCGGCCACCGGCACGCTCCAGCAGGGCCAGAGCGGCACGCCGTCGAGTTGCGCGCCGAAGTCGTCGCCGGCCAGCGCGATGCGCGTGTCGGTCTCGAAGCGCACTTCGCAGCCGCCCATCGTGAGTTCGAGCCCCGCGGCGCCGTCCACATTGCCGACCAGCCGGTTCGCGAGCGTGAGCGCCAGCACGTCGAGCGCGCCGCCGGGGCAGATGCCCAGTTGGCGATGGCCGTGCCGCCCGAGGTCTTGCACCGAGGCCAGCAGGCCGGGTTTCTGGACGACGATCATGTCTCTACGCTCTCGACGACGAAGCGCACGCGGTCGCCCGGGCGCAGCAGGGTGGGCGACTCGGCGGCCGGGTCGAACATCTCGAGCGAGGTGCGGCCGATGAGCTGCCAGCCGCCCGGCGACACCAGCGGGTAGATGCCGGTCTGCTCGCCGCCGATGCCGACCGAACGCGCGGGCACCGCGGTGCGCGGCTCCGCGCGGCGGGGCGTGGCGAGTTCAGGGGCAAGGCCGCCCATGAAAGCGAAGCCGGGCAAGAAGCCAAGCAGGTAGACCACGTACTCGCCCGCGCTGTGGCGCCGCACGACTTCCGCCGGCGTGAAGCCGGTGTGGGCCGCGACGTCGCCGAGATCGGGGCCGTGCTCGCCGCCATAGGCAACGGGAATCTCGACCAACCGGCCTTCGACGGCCTTGGCAGAAAGCTTCGGCCAGGCTTCGAGCACCTGCGCGGTGAGCGCATCGAGCTCGATCGCGGTCGGGTCGAAGGTCAGCGTGAGGTTGTTCATGCCCGGCAGCACTTCGCCGACACCGGACCATTCGCGGGCCTCGGCGGCCAGCGCCCAGATTCGCTGCTGCTGCACCAGCGTGGCCGGCGCCGGCAACTCGCACAGGAGCGCTGCATCCCCGAGCAGATGCAGGCGGGGTGGCGGCAAGCCGCTCATCGCGGCTTATTCACGGCCGAGGCTGCGGACCTTGGCGGCCAGCATGTGCTCGACGTTGGGCGAGACGAACTTGTTGACCTCGCCGCCGAGCATGGCAATCTCGCGCACGAAGGTGCTGGAGATGAACTGGTACTTGTCGCTGGGCGTGAGGAACACGGTCTCCACATCGGGCATCAGCGAGCGGTTCATGCCGGCGAGCTGGAACTCGTAGTCGAAGTCGGTCACGGCGCGCAGGCCGCGCACCATGGCCTTGCCGCCGCGCGCCACCACGAAGTCGCGCAGGAGCCCCGAAAAGCTCTCGACGGTGACCTGGTCGCTGTAGGGCTTGACGGCCTCGCGCGCCATGTCCATGCGCTCTTGCAGGTTGAACAGCGCCTTCTTGTGGTGGCCCGCTGCGACGGCGACGATCACCTTGGAGAAGAGTTGGGTTGCGCGACGCACCACATCCTCGTGACCGAGGGTGATGGGGTCGAATGTGCCGGGGTAAACCGCGATGACGTTGCTGGCCATGGTTGCTTCTTCCTCATGCTGCCGGTGCGGCTTGTTCGGCGGATTATGCAGTTGCCTCCGAGGCCAGACGCAACAGGTGGGCATGCACGGCGCCGGCTTTCAGGTAACGAAAGCTTGCGAGGCCGAAGGCTGCCAGTTCCTCGTCGTTCCATTGGCGCGGGGCTTCGAGATAAACGACGCCGCCGGGGCGCAGCGTGCGGGCCGCGGCGCGCAAGGCCGGTTCATAGAGCGCAACGCTTTCGAAGGGCGGGTCGAGGAAGACGGCGTGCAGGCTGCCCGCCGTCGTGCGCTCGAGCGCCGTGACGCCGTTACCGCGGTCAATGCGCACGGCCTCGGCCGACAGCTTGGTCTTGGCGGCCTGCAGTTGCGCGATCAGCCCGGCGTCCTGCTCGCACAGCAACACATTCGCCGCGCCGCGCGATGCGGCCTCCAGGCCCAGTGCGCCGGTGCCTGCGAAGGCATCGACGCAATGCCAGCCCGGCAGTTCGCCGCCACCCGCGCCGGCCAGGCTTGCGAGCCAGTTGAAGAGCGTCTCGCGCACGCGGTCGGGCGTGGGGCGCAGGTCGGGCTTGTCGGCCACCGCGAGGCGGGTGCGTTTCCATTGGCCGCCGATGATGCGGACCTCGTTGGGTCGCACAGGGCGCGCGGGGCGCTTGGCTGCGGGCGGACGAGGGGCTGCGGTGGCTTTCTTTTGGGGCATGCGGCGAGCTTAACGCCGCGGCATCGGCGGCTGGCGGTCAGACGCCCGTCAACGCACGACGCGCCAGCATCGCGGCCAGCACGAGCATGGTGCCGCCGATCAGTGCATCGAGCATCCGCCAGGCGCGCGGACGCGCGAACACAGGCGCGAGCAGCCGCGCGCCGAAGCCGAGCGCGGTGAACCACAGGGCGCTCGCCATCGCGGCGCCCATGACGAACCAGACCTTGAGCAAGCCCGCGTACTGCGCGCCCGCACTGCCCACGAGCAGCACGGTGTCCAGGTAGACATGCGGATTCAGCAGCGTGAAACCCGCCGCCTGCGCCACCACCGCCGCGCGTGAGAGCGACACGCCCTGCGCCGTCGCCTGCAACGCGCCGGGCTGGCGCGAACGCCAGAGCGCGCGCAAGCCGTACGCACACAGGAACGCCGCGCCGAGCCCCGCGAGCGCGGTGGCCAGCATCGGCCGTCCTTGCAATGCGTGCGCCATGCCGGCGACACCCGCACCGATCAGCACCGCATCGCCGGCCGCGCAGAACAGCACGACCGTGCCCACATGCTCGCGCCGCAATCCCTGGCGCAGCACATAGGCGTTCTGGGCGCCGATCGCGACGATGAGCACCAGGCTCATGAGGAATCCGTTGAGGAAGGCAGTGGCGGTGAATTCGGCAGGCATGGTGCGATCTTGTGGCGCGCCGCGAATTAACTCAAACTAAACCTACTAACTTCAATTCAGTTTGGCTAATCACGATGCTTGACTACGCCGCCCTCAATGCCCTGGCCGCCGTCGTGCGCGAAGGCAGTTTCGAACGCGCCGCGCGCGCGTTGAACGTCACGCCCTCGGCCGTCTCGCAGCGCGTGAAGCTGCTCGAAGAGCGCATCGGCGGGGCGCTGCTGGTGCGCGGCCAGCCCTGTGTCGCCACGGAGGCGGGCCTGCAGTTGTGCCGGCACGTGGAGCGCGTGGGCATGCTGGAGCACGAACTGCGCGACGCCCTGCCCGCGCTCGGCATGGGCGGCGAGGCGCACGAACGCGTCACGGTGCGCGTGGCCGTCAACGCCGACAGCCTGGCGACCTGGTTCATGGCCGCGGCCGCAGCCTTCGCCGTGCAGGAGGAAGCCGCGCTGCTCGATCTCTCGGTCGACGACCAGGACCACACCGCCGAGCGCTTGCGCAGCGGCGCCGTGCTCGCGGCGGTGACCGCGCTGGCCGAGCCGGTGGCCGGCTGCAACAGCGAGTCGCTGGGCACGATGCACTACGTGGCCGCCGCGAGCGCCGACTTCGTGAAGCGGCACTTCGCCAAGGGCGTGGGCGCGCGAACGCTGGCGAACGCCCCGAGCCTGGTGTTCGATCGCAAGGACCGCCTGCAGGCTCGTTGGGTGCGCCGCATCTGCCACCGCAACGTCGAGACGCCGCGGCATTGGATTCCATCGCCGAACGCGTTTGTCGAAGCGGCGTGCGCGGGCATGGGCTGGGGCATGCATCCGGCCAGCATGGTGGCCGACGCGATGCGCGAGGGCACGCTGGTGGAACTGGTGCCGGGTTCGACGCTGCCGGTGCCGCTCTACTGGCAGCAGGCTCGCGCGGCGCCGCAGTTGCTCCGGCGGCTCGGCACGGCGGTGCGTGCGGCCGCCACCAGCGGCCCGCACGCGCTGGCCTGACGGTTACTTTCCGCCGACCACCACTGTCACCATCCGCTGCGGCTGCAGCTTGCGTGCAAACGCCGCCTTGATATCGGCCGCCGTGACCGCGTTCATGCGCGTGGTCCAGGTATCGAGGTAGTCCAGCGGCAGGTCGTGCCAGGCGATGTTCGCGACGTTGCCGATCAGCTTGTGATTGCTGTCCAGCAGCAACGGGAAGCCGCCGATCAGGTTGTCCTTCGCGGCCTTCAGCTCACTCTCGGTCGGGCCTTCGGCCACGAACTTCGCCAGCACTTCACGCGACATCTTCACCGCCTCTTCGGCCTGGTCGGGCCGGGTCTGGAAGCCGACGCGGAACGCGCCCGCATCGAGCCCCGGCGCGAAGCCGCTGTAGATGCTGTAGGTGAGGCCGCGTTTCTCGCGCACCTCGTTGGTCAGGCGCGAGACGAACCCGCCGCCGCCCAACACGTAGTTGCCGAGGGTGAGCGCGAAGTGGTCGGGATCCTTGCGCGGATAACCGGGCTGGCCGATGAAGACGTGGGCCTGGGCCGAGTCGAACGGAATGCGCTCGTCCTTCGACGCGGCCAGTGCGGCCACCGGTGCGATCGCGGGCAGCGGCGCGCAACTGTCGGTGGCTGGCAGGCGCGACAGCAACGTAGTCGCCACCGATTCCGCCTCGGCACGCGTCACCGCGCCCACGATGCTGAGCTTGGCGCGGCACGGCACGATGAGCTGCTGGTAGCGCTGGCGCATGGCGGCGGTGTCGATGCGCGCCAACGTTTCCTCGGTGACCTCCTGCCCGTACGGATGCACGCCGTAGACGGCCTGCGCGAACGCGCGGCCGGCGATGGTCGCGGGCTTGGTGTTGGACTCCTTGATGGAAGCGTTGATACGTTCACGTTCGCGCAGCCAGACGTCGTCGGGGAAAGAGGGCTCGCCGATCTCGCGCGAGGCCAGCGTCACGGCCTTGCCGAGCAGCGCCGGGTCGGACAGCGTGCGCAGCGAATAGCTCATGCGGTCGGTGCCCGCACTCACGTCGAAGCTCGCGCCCAGGTCGGCCCAGGCTTCGCCGAGGGCATTCTGGTCGAGCGCGGGCTCGCCGTTCTTGCCTGCGCGCACGCCCTTCTCGACCATCGCCGAAATCACGCTGGCCAGGCCCGCCTGCGGCGCCGGATCGCGCCGGCTGCCGGCATCGAAGTCGACCTGCACATCGACGATCGGCAGCGCGTTGGTCGCGACGAGATAGATCTTGGCGCCGTTAGCGAGCGTCCAGTGCTGGATGGGGAGCGCGGCCTGCGCAGTGCCAAGACCGAGGCCGAGCACGGCGGTGCCTGCGAATACGGCGCGCAGCGCCAGTTTCTTGAGAGTGATCATGAGGGTTCCGGTCTTTCAGCGCATCTCGCCCGCGGGTGCCGCGAAGCCGCGACCGCGGGGTTTGGCTTCGAGCGGCAAGGGACGCAGCGTGGCCACCGTGAGCTGGTCGTCGCCGAAGTATTTGGCGGCCACGGCCTGCACCTGGGCGGCGGTGACGGCCTGCAGCCGGGCGACGATGCGTTCGCTCGCGTCGAGCGGAAAGCCCTGAATCCAGTTGCTGCCGAGTTCGCGCGCCTGCGCCATCACCGAATCGCGCTTGTAGGTTTCGCTGGCAACCCACTGCGTCTTGACGCGGGCCAGTTCGGCCTCGCCAACGCCGTCCTTGGCGATGCGCGCCACCTGGGCGCGCAGCGCGGCTTCGACCACTTCGGCGCTCTTGCCGTGGGAGGGCACGCCGTCGAGCACGAAGAGCTGCGGACCGCGTCCGATGAAGCCCGAATAGGCACCGGCGGAATCGGCCACCCGATCGGGGCCCTGCGTAAGCGCGCGATCCAGCCGTGCACCTGCGTAGCCATCCAGCACGGCCGAGAGCACCACGAGCGCCCAGGAATCGCTGTTCGTGTCGTCGATGTTCGCAAGCTGCGGCACGCGGTAGGCGAGCGACACATAGGCCTGCTCGGCGGGCGCCTTGAATTCGAGGCGGCGGATGCCGCGCTGCACCGGCTCGACGCGCGGCTTGCGCGCGGGCACGGCACGCGCCGGGATGACGCCGTAGTACTTCTCGGCCAGCGCACGGACCTTGGCGACGTCCACGTCGCCGGCCACCACGAGCACCGCGTTCGCGGGCACGTACCAGCGCTTGTGGAATTCGCGCGCGTCGTCGGGCGTCATCGCGTCCAGGTCGCTCATCCAGCCGACCACCGGACGGTGGTAAGGCGAGGCCATGAAGACGGCGGCGCTCTGCTGTTCGCCGAGCAGCGCGCGGGGCTGGTCTTCGGTGCGCAGGCGCCGCTCTTCCTTGACGACCTCGATCTCGCGCTTGAACTCGTCGTCGGGCCACTGGTTGTTGGCGAAGCGGTCGGATTCGAGCTTCATCACCTGCTCGAGGCTGCCGACCGGGATCTGCTGGTAATAGCCGGTGTAGTCGCGCGTGGTGAAGGCGTTTTCCTGGCCGCCGAGCTGCGCCACACGGCGGGAGAACTCGCCGGGCTTGATGTCCTTCGTGCCCTTGAACATCATGTGTTCGAGCGCATGTGCCACGCCGGAAGTGCCGTCGACCTCGTCCATCGAGCCGACGCGGACCCAGACCATCTGCACCGCGGTCGGCGCGCGCCGGTCGGGCTGGACGATCAGCGTCATGCCGTTCGCGAGGGTGAATTGCTGGGGACCCGGAGCCGCCGCGGTGGCGGCGGAGGTGGAAGCGGGGGTCGGCGTGGACTGGGCATGGGCAGGCATGGCTCCGGACGCCATCAGCGCCACCGCCAGCACCGCACCAGACGCAGTACTGCGTGGCGAGAGGTGTTTCATAGAATGGGTCGGATTGTAAAAAGCTCCCGATGTTCAGTTTCTTCAAGAAAAAACCGCCTGCCGAAACCCCCGACACGCCGGCGCCCACCCCGCCGGCCGCGCCGGCCCCTGCCCCGGAGCCCGCACCCACACGCTCGGTGTTCTCGCCTTCGAGCTGGTTCGGCGCGAAGCCGGCGGCCGAAGAAGCCCCGGTGACGCCTGCGCCGACGCCGGCCCCGGCACCCGTGCCGCCGCCACCCCCAGCGCCAGCGCCCACACCTGTCGCGGCACCTGCACCGGTTGTCTCGCCTGCCCCGGCCCCCGTTGTGGCGCCCACACCAGTGCCGGCCCCGGTCGTGCCGGCACCTTCTCCGGCGCCAGCACCCGCGCCTGTCTTCGTTCCACCGCCTCCACCCGCTCCGGCCCCTGCGCCCGTCGCGGCAACCGCCGTCGCCACCGAACGCAAGGGCTGGTTCGACAAGCTCAAGACGGGCCTGCGCAAAACGGGCACCGGCATCCAGGCCGTGTTCGTCAACGCGCAGATCGACGACGCGCTGTATGAAGAGCTCGAATCCGCCCTGCTGATGGCAGACACCGGCGTCAAGGCCACCGAATACCTGCTCGACGACCTGAAGGTCCGCGTCAAGCGCCAGATGGCCACCGACGCGGCGCAGGTCAAGGTGCTGCTGGCCGAAGCCATCGCCGACCTGCTGCGCCCGCTCGAAAAACCGCTGGTCATCGGCCAGTTCACGCCCACCGTGATCATGGTGGCCGGCGTCAACGGCGCGGGCAAGACGACCTCCATCGGCAAACTCACCAAGCACCTGGCCACCGAGGGCGCCTCGGTGCTGCTGGCGGCCGCCGACACCTTCCGGGCCGCGGCGCGGGAGCAACTGCTGGTCTGGGCCGACCGCAACACGGTCGAGATCGTGAGCAACGAGGGCGGCGACCCCTCGGCCGTGAGCTTCGACGCGGTGAACGCCGGCAAGGCGCGCGGCAAGGACGTGGTGCTGGTCGACACGGCCGGCCGCCTGCCGACGCAGCTGCACCTGATGGACGAGCTCAAGAAGATCAAGCGCGTGGTCACCAAGGCCGACGCCAGCGCGCCGCACGAGGTGCTGCTGGTGATCGACGGCAACACCGGGCAGAACGCGCTCGCGCAGGTCAAAGCCTTCGACGAGACACTGGGTCTTACCGGCCTGATCGTGACCAAGCTGGACGGCACGGCCAAGGGCGGCGTGCTGTGCGCCATTGCGCGCGAGCGGCCGATTCCGGTTTACTTCATCGGCGTCGGGGAGAAGCTCGAGGATCTGGAGACCTTCAACGCGCGCGAATTCGCGCAGGCACTTCTGGGCTGATTTCGGCACGATCCCGGAGTAAAAAAAAAGCGGCCCCCGCTCGCGCCGGGGCCGCTTCTCACTTTTCTTCTTCTCTCCCTTCCCCCTGGTTCTTTTGCCGTACGGCCCATTGGGCTGCGTCGGAATGCAGTGAAGATATTCGGCGGAGCGAATGCTCACCAGTGCCGAAAGTCATTGCCATTCGACTTTTACTTCGGCGATCGGATTGCAATTACTACCAAGGTGTTCAGGCATCGACCATTGAGGGCCGGGCCGCCACCTTCGACCCGGCAAGCTCGGCCATCGCCTGAAGCAGCGCAGCCGCCACGACCGGCTTGAACAGCACCGGCACCTGCGACTCCCGCACGCGCTGCAGGCGGGCGGGCGAGGTCTCGCCGGTGATCAGCAGCAGTGGGATTTCGGCGCGGCCCTCGCCCGGCCGCTGGCAGAGGCGCAGGCCGGCATCGAGGCCGTCGACACCGTCGGCCAAGCGGTAGTCGCACAGGAGCAGATCGAACGGGCGCCCTTCGCCGTGCGCCTTTTGCAGGGCTGCGGCAGCGCCGGCCTCGTCGGCCACGGCGTGCGCATCGATCGCGTGCGAGCGCAGCAGGCCCACCATGGCCTCGCGGATCTCGAGTTCGTCGTCCAGCAGCAGCACGCGCCCCGGCAGCGGCGGCGCGATCCTGCGTTGCGGCACCGGCGCCAGGTCTCCCGTCTCGGAGGGAAAGGCCGGCTGCAGCCCGCTGGCCTGCGCACGGGCGAGCGGCAGCACGACGCGAAAGTGCGTGCCGCGCCCCGGACGCGAATGCATCTGCACCGGATGGCCGAGCAGCCGCGACAGCCGCTGCACGATCGACAGCCCGATGCCCAGGCCCCGTGAGCGGTCGCGGCCCGGATTGTTGATCTGATAGAACTCCTCGAAGATGCGGCCCGACTGCTCGGGCGCGATGCCGATGCCGGTGTCGCGCACCTCGACCCACACCGAATCGCCGCGCTCGCGCGCCATCACCGTCACGCCGCCGTGGGCCGTGTACTTGAGCGCGTTGTCCATCAGGTTGGACAGCATGCGGTGCAACAGTTGCGGATCGCTGTGCACCCACAGGCCGCTGGCGCGCACCCGCAATTGCAGCTGCTTCTGCTCGGCGCGCGCCGAGAACGTGTGATTGAGCGGCAGAAAGAGCGCGTCGAGCTGCACCGGCTGCGGCACCGGCGTGATCACGCCCGCATCGAGCCGCGAGACGTCGAGCATGGTGTCCAGCGATGCACCGAGCGCATTCACCGCACGCATCAGGCGCTCTGCGTTGCGGCCCTCGGGGCGGTCGCGCAGTTCGTTCTCGAGCGCGGCGCCGAAAAGCGCGATGGCGTGCAGCGGCTGGCGCAGGTCGTGGCTGGCCGTGCCGAGGAAGCGGGTTTTCTCTTCGCTGGCGCGCTCGGTGGCGGCGATCTGCTCGCCCAGGCGCGCGGCCAGGGCCTCGTTCTCGAAGCGCAGCATGAGCGACTCGGTCAGCAGCCTGTGCTGCCCGATGCCCGCGCGCAGCGTCAGCAGCAGGTAGGCCGCGCCGGCCGCCGCCAGAAAAAGATGGAGGCCGTCGCCCTGCCATGCCAGCGCGGTGATCAGGCCCAGCGACATCGGCAGGGTGTAGCCGAAGAGCGCCGACTTCAGCGGCCAGAGCGACTGCGCCGCCCGGGCGCAGCTGCCCACGATCACCGCCATCAGCAGCGAGGTCATCGGCAGGTTGTCGTAGGGCACGATGAGCCACGGCACCACCGCCGTGATCATGCTGACCAGCGTGACCATGCGGGAGATCTTGCGCGCCCAGTACGCGCTTTCCCGCGCAGGGCGCAGCGGGGTCCAGCGCGGCGTGAAGAAGACGTAGATGTCGGCAATCACCAGGCCGCCGATCCAGAACAAGAGGCTCAGGTTGCGAAGTTGCGAATAGATGATGCAGCCGAACACCACCACGAACGCCATGTGGGTCAGCGTCGAGACGATGTAGGTGTCGTAGACGGAAGCGACGTGCTCGCGCAGCACCCGCTGGCCGAGGGCGTGGTCGGCGGACGGGTCGCTGGACGCCACAGTCGGCAAGCTCAGAAGCTCGTCAATGCAGCGTGCTGATCAACTGGGCGCGCGAGCGCATGCCGAACAGCAGCAGGATGGTCGAGACGTGGTTCTTCACCGTGCCTTCGCTCAGGTTGGCGAGCTGGGCGATTTCCTTGTT
This region includes:
- a CDS encoding M16 family metallopeptidase gives rise to the protein MITLKKLALRAVFAGTAVLGLGLGTAQAALPIQHWTLANGAKIYLVATNALPIVDVQVDFDAGSRRDPAPQAGLASVISAMVEKGVRAGKNGEPALDQNALGEAWADLGASFDVSAGTDRMSYSLRTLSDPALLGKAVTLASREIGEPSFPDDVWLRERERINASIKESNTKPATIAGRAFAQAVYGVHPYGQEVTEETLARIDTAAMRQRYQQLIVPCRAKLSIVGAVTRAEAESVATTLLSRLPATDSCAPLPAIAPVAALAASKDERIPFDSAQAHVFIGQPGYPRKDPDHFALTLGNYVLGGGGFVSRLTNEVREKRGLTYSIYSGFAPGLDAGAFRVGFQTRPDQAEEAVKMSREVLAKFVAEGPTESELKAAKDNLIGGFPLLLDSNHKLIGNVANIAWHDLPLDYLDTWTTRMNAVTAADIKAAFARKLQPQRMVTVVVGGK
- a CDS encoding RsmD family RNA methyltransferase, which codes for MPQKKATAAPRPPAAKRPARPVRPNEVRIIGGQWKRTRLAVADKPDLRPTPDRVRETLFNWLASLAGAGGGELPGWHCVDAFAGTGALGLEAASRGAANVLLCEQDAGLIAQLQAAKTKLSAEAVRIDRGNGVTALERTTAGSLHAVFLDPPFESVALYEPALRAAARTLRPGGVVYLEAPRQWNDEELAAFGLASFRYLKAGAVHAHLLRLASEATA
- a CDS encoding LysE/ArgO family amino acid transporter — translated: MPAEFTATAFLNGFLMSLVLIVAIGAQNAYVLRQGLRREHVGTVVLFCAAGDAVLIGAGVAGMAHALQGRPMLATALAGLGAAFLCAYGLRALWRSRQPGALQATAQGVSLSRAAVVAQAAGFTLLNPHVYLDTVLLVGSAGAQYAGLLKVWFVMGAAMASALWFTALGFGARLLAPVFARPRAWRMLDALIGGTMLVLAAMLARRALTGV
- a CDS encoding M16 family metallopeptidase; the protein is MKHLSPRSTASGAVLAVALMASGAMPAHAQSTPTPASTSAATAAAPGPQQFTLANGMTLIVQPDRRAPTAVQMVWVRVGSMDEVDGTSGVAHALEHMMFKGTKDIKPGEFSRRVAQLGGQENAFTTRDYTGYYQQIPVGSLEQVMKLESDRFANNQWPDDEFKREIEVVKEERRLRTEDQPRALLGEQQSAAVFMASPYHRPVVGWMSDLDAMTPDDAREFHKRWYVPANAVLVVAGDVDVAKVRALAEKYYGVIPARAVPARKPRVEPVQRGIRRLEFKAPAEQAYVSLAYRVPQLANIDDTNSDSWALVVLSAVLDGYAGARLDRALTQGPDRVADSAGAYSGFIGRGPQLFVLDGVPSHGKSAEVVEAALRAQVARIAKDGVGEAELARVKTQWVASETYKRDSVMAQARELGSNWIQGFPLDASERIVARLQAVTAAQVQAVAAKYFGDDQLTVATLRPLPLEAKPRGRGFAAPAGEMR
- the pxpA gene encoding 5-oxoprolinase subunit PxpA, whose amino-acid sequence is MHIDLNADLGEGAGSDEALLGLVSSANIACGWHAGDAKTMRQCVRWAIEHGVAIGAHPSFPDRENFGRSTMHLPPDEIVSNVLYQVGALAAIVKAEGGQLAHVKAHGQLYNQAVKEPELADALCEAVRRFDPTLKFFGLAGSNMIDAARRAGLTPVEEVFADRGYMPDGSLVPRSQPGALIESEEQSIAQTLAFVRDHQVTAIDGSTVAVNAQTVCLHGDGAHALAFARRIRERLQAEGIAVRAMA
- a CDS encoding LysR family transcriptional regulator ArgP codes for the protein MLDYAALNALAAVVREGSFERAARALNVTPSAVSQRVKLLEERIGGALLVRGQPCVATEAGLQLCRHVERVGMLEHELRDALPALGMGGEAHERVTVRVAVNADSLATWFMAAAAAFAVQEEAALLDLSVDDQDHTAERLRSGAVLAAVTALAEPVAGCNSESLGTMHYVAAASADFVKRHFAKGVGARTLANAPSLVFDRKDRLQARWVRRICHRNVETPRHWIPSPNAFVEAACAGMGWGMHPASMVADAMREGTLVELVPGSTLPVPLYWQQARAAPQLLRRLGTAVRAAATSGPHALA
- the pxpB gene encoding 5-oxoprolinase subunit PxpB — translated: MSGLPPPRLHLLGDAALLCELPAPATLVQQQRIWALAAEAREWSGVGEVLPGMNNLTLTFDPTAIELDALTAQVLEAWPKLSAKAVEGRLVEIPVAYGGEHGPDLGDVAAHTGFTPAEVVRRHSAGEYVVYLLGFLPGFAFMGGLAPELATPRRAEPRTAVPARSVGIGGEQTGIYPLVSPGGWQLIGRTSLEMFDPAAESPTLLRPGDRVRFVVESVET
- a CDS encoding biotin-dependent carboxyltransferase family protein; translated protein: MIVVQKPGLLASVQDLGRHGHRQLGICPGGALDVLALTLANRLVGNVDGAAGLELTMGGCEVRFETDTRIALAGDDFGAQLDGVPLWPCWSVPVAAGQVLKLSGANAAGAKKAGLRSWLAVAGGIDVAPVLGSRSTDLKAGFGGHEGRALRKGDKLPLGPSRLNAAQRARKLFGLRGPDWGPEEADGAIALRVLPGPEFELFTLAARDVLWGERWRITSQSNRMGSRLAGTELKRKRAGDMLSSGVIPGTIQVPPSGQPIILMGDAQTTGGYPRIGVVIRADLWKLAQAPLNGKLRLVQVDMAQSLAAWAGQQRYLAQVAQGLAVAGWPGTA
- a CDS encoding hybrid sensor histidine kinase/response regulator — translated: MASSDPSADHALGQRVLREHVASVYDTYIVSTLTHMAFVVVFGCIIYSQLRNLSLLFWIGGLVIADIYVFFTPRWTPLRPARESAYWARKISRMVTLVSMITAVVPWLIVPYDNLPMTSLLMAVIVGSCARAAQSLWPLKSALFGYTLPMSLGLITALAWQGDGLHLFLAAAGAAYLLLTLRAGIGQHRLLTESLMLRFENEALAARLGEQIAATERASEEKTRFLGTASHDLRQPLHAIALFGAALENELRDRPEGRNAERLMRAVNALGASLDTMLDVSRLDAGVITPVPQPVQLDALFLPLNHTFSARAEQKQLQLRVRASGLWVHSDPQLLHRMLSNLMDNALKYTAHGGVTVMARERGDSVWVEVRDTGIGIAPEQSGRIFEEFYQINNPGRDRSRGLGIGLSIVQRLSRLLGHPVQMHSRPGRGTHFRVVLPLARAQASGLQPAFPSETGDLAPVPQRRIAPPLPGRVLLLDDELEIREAMVGLLRSHAIDAHAVADEAGAAAALQKAHGEGRPFDLLLCDYRLADGVDGLDAGLRLCQRPGEGRAEIPLLLITGETSPARLQRVRESQVPVLFKPVVAAALLQAMAELAGSKVAARPSMVDA
- the ftsY gene encoding signal recognition particle-docking protein FtsY; the encoded protein is MFSFFKKKPPAETPDTPAPTPPAAPAPAPEPAPTRSVFSPSSWFGAKPAAEEAPVTPAPTPAPAPVPPPPPAPAPTPVAAPAPVVSPAPAPVVAPTPVPAPVVPAPSPAPAPAPVFVPPPPPAPAPAPVAATAVATERKGWFDKLKTGLRKTGTGIQAVFVNAQIDDALYEELESALLMADTGVKATEYLLDDLKVRVKRQMATDAAQVKVLLAEAIADLLRPLEKPLVIGQFTPTVIMVAGVNGAGKTTSIGKLTKHLATEGASVLLAAADTFRAAAREQLLVWADRNTVEIVSNEGGDPSAVSFDAVNAGKARGKDVVLVDTAGRLPTQLHLMDELKKIKRVVTKADASAPHEVLLVIDGNTGQNALAQVKAFDETLGLTGLIVTKLDGTAKGGVLCAIARERPIPVYFIGVGEKLEDLETFNAREFAQALLG
- the coaD gene encoding pantetheine-phosphate adenylyltransferase; amino-acid sequence: MASNVIAVYPGTFDPITLGHEDVVRRATQLFSKVIVAVAAGHHKKALFNLQERMDMAREAVKPYSDQVTVESFSGLLRDFVVARGGKAMVRGLRAVTDFDYEFQLAGMNRSLMPDVETVFLTPSDKYQFISSTFVREIAMLGGEVNKFVSPNVEHMLAAKVRSLGRE